The following coding sequences are from one Fusobacterium varium window:
- the rplI gene encoding 50S ribosomal protein L9, with the protein MAKIQVILTQDVAGQGRKGDLITVSDGYAHNFIIKNKKGIIATPEELKKIENQKKREEKKLQEEKVKSLELKKVLEAKKVEIGVKTGDNGKLFGAITNKEVSAAIKQTFGVEIDRKKIECNIKSLGEHVAVVKLHTEVKAEVKIVAKSL; encoded by the coding sequence ATGGCAAAAATACAAGTTATATTAACACAAGATGTAGCAGGACAAGGGAGAAAAGGAGATCTTATAACTGTATCTGATGGATATGCTCACAACTTTATTATAAAAAATAAAAAGGGAATTATAGCAACTCCTGAAGAATTAAAGAAAATAGAAAATCAAAAGAAAAGAGAAGAGAAAAAATTACAAGAGGAAAAAGTTAAATCTCTTGAACTAAAAAAAGTTTTAGAAGCTAAAAAAGTAGAAATTGGTGTAAAAACTGGAGATAATGGAAAACTATTTGGAGCAATTACAAATAAAGAGGTATCTGCAGCTATAAAACAAACATTTGGAGTAGAGATAGACAGAAAAAAAATTGAGTGTAATATTAAAAGTTTAGGAGAACATGTAGCAGTTGTTAAACTTCATACTGAAGTAAAAGCAGAAGTAAAAATTGTTGCAAAATCTCTATAG